One segment of Pyrococcus sp. ST04 DNA contains the following:
- a CDS encoding metallophosphoesterase — MLIAHISDTHITNEVAFKSYAFDLIANEINTGPFDLVIHTGDVTNNGLREEYEHASYLIRKIEKPLIVVPGNHDARNVGYELFEKYIGPLFGAYEFDNGVVIWVDSTIPDLSDGRIGGYKFRWLKAKLEEYSHKKIKIVAAHHHLVPLPDTGRERNVLFNAGDVLDLLLSHEVTLYMCGHKHVPNVYKVEDLVVDNAGCTSCRKTRKGDVNSYNIVKITERGVKVKIRRVTGEEREKEHRPIRPKIFIPKGKRILRIVQVSESNVSDRRYFRRKVLENAINAINEKYKPDIVIHCGDVVEKGIERHYEMALEFYEKVKAEKLIVPGHNDITYLGYDLFREYFGEPEVIEKGDFVFIPILSAQYETPIGVVGRIGQKVLKGLLEEFREKFRIVVMHHNLVPVPRAREIGYLEDAGNVLKIITDEETELTLTGHGGNSHAVKVEKTPIINAGSISWELHRNPFGNSFNLIDIYEDMVMAFEVQATWGSRKLLGMWKIKGEVPWL; from the coding sequence ATGCTCATAGCCCACATAAGCGACACCCACATAACAAATGAAGTTGCATTCAAGTCATATGCTTTTGATTTGATAGCAAACGAGATAAACACTGGCCCATTTGACCTTGTAATTCATACGGGGGACGTCACAAACAATGGCCTTAGGGAGGAGTACGAGCATGCAAGCTACTTAATAAGGAAGATAGAGAAACCGCTAATAGTTGTGCCAGGGAACCATGACGCAAGGAACGTTGGCTATGAGCTATTTGAGAAGTACATAGGGCCGCTGTTTGGGGCTTATGAGTTCGATAATGGCGTAGTAATATGGGTCGACTCAACGATTCCCGACCTAAGCGACGGAAGAATAGGGGGATATAAGTTCAGATGGCTCAAGGCAAAGCTTGAGGAGTACAGCCATAAGAAAATCAAGATCGTCGCGGCCCACCACCATCTAGTCCCTCTACCTGACACTGGTAGGGAGAGAAACGTTCTTTTTAATGCAGGTGACGTTTTAGATCTTCTGCTAAGCCACGAGGTCACGCTCTACATGTGCGGCCACAAGCACGTCCCCAATGTTTACAAGGTGGAGGACTTAGTGGTGGATAATGCCGGATGCACTTCATGCAGGAAAACCAGAAAGGGGGATGTAAACAGTTACAACATCGTGAAGATAACCGAGAGGGGCGTCAAGGTTAAGATAAGGCGGGTAACTGGAGAAGAAAGGGAGAAGGAGCACAGACCTATAAGGCCAAAAATATTCATACCGAAAGGAAAGAGAATTCTAAGAATAGTCCAAGTTAGTGAAAGCAATGTCTCGGATAGGAGATACTTCAGGAGGAAAGTTCTTGAAAACGCAATAAACGCAATAAATGAAAAGTACAAGCCAGATATAGTAATACACTGTGGTGACGTTGTGGAGAAAGGGATAGAGAGGCATTACGAGATGGCACTGGAGTTCTATGAGAAGGTCAAGGCCGAGAAGTTGATAGTTCCCGGGCATAATGATATTACATACCTTGGATATGACCTCTTCAGAGAGTACTTTGGGGAGCCTGAGGTCATAGAAAAGGGGGACTTCGTGTTTATTCCAATCCTCTCGGCCCAGTACGAGACTCCGATAGGGGTTGTGGGGAGAATAGGGCAAAAGGTATTGAAGGGACTGCTGGAGGAGTTTAGAGAGAAGTTTAGGATAGTGGTTATGCACCACAACCTTGTTCCGGTGCCAAGGGCAAGGGAGATTGGATACTTGGAAGATGCCGGAAACGTTCTGAAGATAATCACCGATGAAGAGACGGAGTTGACCCTAACTGGACATGGAGGAAATTCTCATGCAGTAAAGGTCGAAAAAACTCCCATAATAAATGCTGGTAGCATAAGCTGGGAGCTTCATAGGAATCCCTTTGGAAACAGCTTCAACTTAATTGACATATACGAAGATATGGTAATGGCCTTTGAGGTTCAGGCAACATGGGGAAGCAGGAAGTTGCTGGGGATGTGGAAGATAAAGGGGGAGGTTCCTTGGTTATAG
- a CDS encoding class II glutamine amidotransferase, with amino-acid sequence MCRILTAVGEGFRMRPLVEALIKASQNDPYKAARGRGNQHKDGWGYVLVTKEHLEYYRSPKPIFEDEMATKLMEKLKGFSVLLLHSRAASQGGVNVFNTQPFSYCSPHGYQLYFIHNGDLIKDLLLEGLKLPKERFEEVSDSYLAGMYTSLFLTEIDDKEIVRRFALLKPVVRTSLNTGGIIMTPKKIKVFATAYTKEDLWEDENHRRYTQLLTFYGADLFAVMSSTLELYTFLPLDKVDNGTGFVISVDFDKENFTPRSYSLDTEPEELPGL; translated from the coding sequence TTGTGTAGGATTCTTACCGCTGTTGGTGAAGGATTCAGGATGAGGCCGTTGGTCGAGGCCTTGATAAAAGCATCTCAGAATGACCCATACAAGGCTGCAAGGGGAAGGGGGAACCAGCATAAAGATGGATGGGGATATGTTCTTGTAACAAAGGAACACTTAGAATATTATAGGTCGCCAAAGCCAATCTTCGAGGATGAAATGGCCACCAAATTGATGGAAAAGCTCAAAGGGTTCAGCGTGCTACTGCTCCATTCAAGGGCTGCAAGTCAGGGTGGAGTGAATGTATTCAATACCCAGCCCTTCTCCTATTGTAGCCCGCATGGATACCAGCTGTATTTTATTCACAATGGAGATCTTATCAAGGATTTGCTTCTTGAAGGGTTAAAGCTTCCAAAGGAGAGATTTGAGGAAGTATCTGACTCATATCTCGCCGGAATGTATACTTCACTATTCCTCACTGAAATCGACGATAAGGAAATCGTCAGAAGATTCGCCCTGTTAAAACCTGTTGTGAGGACTTCATTGAACACTGGAGGAATAATAATGACTCCAAAAAAGATAAAGGTGTTCGCAACGGCGTATACGAAAGAGGATCTGTGGGAGGATGAAAATCACAGAAGATACACCCAACTCCTCACGTTCTATGGGGCCGATTTGTTTGCGGTAATGTCGTCAACTCTGGAGTTATATACATTCCTTCCACTGGACAAGGTAGATAATGGAACTGGGTTTGTCATATCCGTAGATTTTGATAAGGAAAACTTTACTCCAAGATCTTATTCCCTCGATACTGAGCCTGAAGAACTTCCAGGGCTGTAG
- a CDS encoding DUF257 family protein, whose amino-acid sequence MGIDMRIEDVLKSFYPGENVLIKYKPDSSPELLFYILTRLGKDIVVTDIMDTLSEYCKRLKVVGADICEKLRVVKVGGFRKVGEVYEKMEIDKYTLDVEAYSDLIGKEVINVVLGLHKLTSILTGEEVLNLVGSISSLIGEKKGVTFYFVNEDFMNRRGGGVELWNEIATSIVEWKRVGKRLIFHIVKSANPSIEDITLGTTALEVLQAQYRGNKILE is encoded by the coding sequence TTGGGAATAGACATGAGGATAGAGGATGTCTTGAAGTCATTTTACCCAGGTGAGAATGTGCTCATTAAGTACAAGCCGGATTCTTCCCCAGAATTACTGTTCTACATATTAACTAGGCTAGGAAAAGACATCGTCGTTACAGATATCATGGACACCCTAAGTGAGTACTGCAAGAGGTTGAAGGTAGTCGGTGCAGACATCTGTGAAAAACTCAGGGTTGTAAAAGTAGGGGGCTTCAGGAAGGTTGGAGAGGTTTATGAGAAAATGGAAATAGATAAGTATACGCTAGACGTTGAGGCTTACTCTGATCTCATTGGAAAGGAGGTAATTAATGTTGTTTTGGGTCTGCATAAGCTCACTAGTATTCTTACAGGAGAAGAGGTTCTTAATCTAGTTGGTAGCATTTCATCCTTGATTGGGGAAAAGAAGGGTGTCACCTTCTACTTCGTGAACGAGGATTTTATGAATAGACGGGGAGGGGGCGTAGAGCTCTGGAATGAAATAGCAACCTCAATAGTCGAGTGGAAGAGAGTTGGAAAGCGACTTATATTCCATATTGTTAAATCGGCAAATCCATCAATCGAGGATATAACCCTAGGAACTACAGCCCTGGAAGTTCTTCAGGCTCAGTATCGAGGGAATAAGATCTTGGAGTAA
- a CDS encoding phosphoribosyltransferase translates to MDKVYLTWWQVDRAIFALADKLRDYKPDVIIGVARGGLIPAVRLSHILGDIPLKVIDVKFYKGIDERAEKPVITIPIHGDLKDKKVVIVDDVSDTGKTLEVVIEEVKKLGAKEIKVACLAMKPWTSVVPDYYVFRTDKWIVFPWEEFPVVTRE, encoded by the coding sequence GTGGACAAAGTATACCTCACATGGTGGCAGGTTGATAGGGCAATATTCGCCCTCGCAGACAAGCTTAGGGATTACAAGCCAGATGTTATTATTGGCGTTGCAAGGGGAGGCCTGATACCGGCCGTAAGATTGAGCCACATTCTGGGAGATATCCCCCTTAAAGTGATAGACGTTAAGTTCTACAAAGGCATAGACGAGAGGGCCGAAAAGCCCGTCATAACAATACCAATTCATGGAGATCTAAAAGATAAGAAGGTTGTAATAGTTGATGACGTTAGCGATACAGGAAAGACCCTTGAAGTTGTAATCGAGGAGGTTAAGAAGCTTGGTGCGAAGGAAATAAAAGTAGCCTGCCTCGCAATGAAGCCGTGGACAAGCGTGGTTCCAGATTACTACGTCTTCAGAACAGACAAGTGGATAGTATTCCCATGGGAGGAATTTCCAGTAGTCACGAGGGAGTGA
- a CDS encoding amidohydrolase family protein — protein sequence MWRNDIRLEGDDFRKIDAHSHIQELDYPFNVSITPEEFIDLMDAYRIEKAIISDIDNEKILDVVKEHEDKFIGIYWVNPRSRASVEEMKKFLEKHEFRGIKLHPLLHMYSPTDPRVYEVMKIAEDFSVHVQIHSGHPPTSLPWQIGELAKKFPEVRVVMVHMGHGNAFYIQAAIEVANGLENIFLETSGMPMPAKIRQAYEVAPKRVVFGIDLPCHHPVVEIAKVLTSGLDKDAIERVFYKNAKVLL from the coding sequence GTGTGGAGGAATGATATTAGACTTGAAGGAGATGACTTCAGAAAGATAGATGCTCACTCCCATATACAGGAACTTGATTATCCCTTTAACGTTTCAATAACTCCTGAAGAGTTCATTGATTTAATGGATGCATATAGAATTGAGAAGGCAATAATAAGCGACATTGACAACGAGAAGATTCTTGATGTAGTTAAGGAGCATGAGGACAAGTTCATTGGGATATACTGGGTAAACCCAAGAAGCAGAGCCTCGGTTGAGGAGATGAAGAAGTTTTTAGAGAAGCATGAGTTCAGGGGAATAAAACTTCACCCCTTGCTTCACATGTATTCTCCCACCGACCCCAGAGTGTACGAGGTAATGAAGATCGCAGAAGACTTCAGCGTCCACGTTCAGATACACTCCGGACACCCCCCGACTTCACTTCCCTGGCAAATAGGGGAACTAGCCAAAAAGTTTCCAGAGGTTAGGGTGGTCATGGTTCATATGGGTCATGGGAATGCTTTTTACATCCAAGCGGCAATTGAAGTTGCAAATGGCCTTGAGAATATATTTTTAGAAACTTCTGGAATGCCAATGCCAGCTAAGATAAGGCAGGCTTATGAAGTTGCACCTAAAAGGGTTGTTTTCGGAATAGATCTTCCTTGCCATCACCCCGTTGTTGAAATAGCTAAAGTCCTAACCTCAGGTCTCGACAAAGATGCCATTGAGAGGGTGTTTTACAAAAACGCAAAGGTGTTGCTATGA
- a CDS encoding MBL fold metallo-hydrolase, which translates to MIHRIFDEFVNVYLIERPEFLICVDAGIESTCDKIVEKVKEIGKPLKLIILTHYHFDHTGSLRCLKEKFPEAKVVAHEEDSPSIEANTGVKVDVKVKGGEVIEGVRIFHMPGHTRGSICILDEDSKSLFVGDLLMEKGGKLEEIPRQYSLDPEMNRQRIKELLNIDFENLYPAHGNPVIGKAKERVKELVKRLGG; encoded by the coding sequence ATGATCCACAGAATTTTTGACGAGTTCGTCAACGTATATCTCATTGAGAGGCCAGAGTTTCTGATCTGTGTGGATGCGGGGATAGAAAGCACGTGCGATAAGATAGTTGAGAAAGTTAAAGAAATAGGAAAACCACTAAAGCTAATAATTCTGACCCACTATCACTTTGATCACACGGGTTCTCTTAGATGTCTAAAAGAAAAATTCCCAGAAGCCAAAGTAGTTGCCCACGAAGAAGATTCGCCAAGCATTGAAGCGAATACAGGGGTGAAAGTGGACGTGAAAGTGAAGGGTGGGGAGGTCATTGAAGGCGTTAGAATATTCCACATGCCGGGCCATACTAGGGGAAGCATATGTATTCTAGATGAAGATTCAAAGAGCCTCTTTGTTGGTGACTTACTTATGGAAAAAGGTGGGAAACTTGAGGAAATACCTAGGCAGTACTCTCTTGATCCTGAGATGAATAGGCAGAGGATAAAAGAGTTGTTAAATATAGACTTCGAAAATCTTTACCCAGCTCACGGTAATCCAGTTATTGGAAAAGCAAAGGAGAGAGTAAAAGAACTTGTCAAAAGATTAGGGGGATAA
- the thpR gene encoding RNA 2',3'-cyclic phosphodiesterase, which translates to MVRAFIAIDVSEEVRDAIVRAQDFIGTKEARIKFVERENLHITLKFLGEISQEQIEEIKKILEKIARKYRKHEVRVKGIGVFPNPNYVRVIWAGVENDETIKAMAKEIDEALAKLGFKREKDFVAHVTLGRVKFVRDKLGLAMKLKELANEEFGSFKVEAIELKKSTLTPKGPIYETLARFELAD; encoded by the coding sequence ATGGTTAGGGCGTTTATAGCTATAGATGTTAGTGAAGAAGTCAGAGACGCAATAGTTAGAGCTCAGGATTTCATAGGAACAAAAGAAGCGAGGATAAAATTCGTTGAGAGAGAAAACTTGCATATAACACTGAAATTCCTGGGAGAGATAAGTCAAGAGCAGATCGAGGAAATAAAGAAAATTCTTGAAAAGATAGCCAGAAAATACAGAAAGCATGAGGTTCGAGTTAAAGGAATAGGCGTCTTTCCTAATCCGAACTACGTCAGGGTCATATGGGCAGGTGTAGAAAACGATGAAACAATAAAGGCAATGGCCAAAGAAATAGACGAAGCACTTGCAAAGCTTGGCTTTAAGAGGGAAAAAGACTTCGTTGCTCATGTCACTCTAGGAAGGGTCAAGTTCGTGAGGGATAAGCTGGGCTTGGCAATGAAATTAAAGGAACTAGCAAATGAGGAGTTCGGGAGTTTTAAGGTTGAGGCAATAGAGCTAAAGAAAAGCACCCTCACCCCAAAGGGTCCTATCTATGAAACACTAGCAAGATTTGAGCTTGCAGATTAA
- a CDS encoding radical SAM protein yields MIVAIIDGYTDEPAGLGVPPYLGLYPRYAYGAIKKARKDTSIFYLTIDDLRATFEGEGGIRTKNKTPNFPKVREILEKADVIIFIGGLHTPGKYLSAVPGSVEEVAKFISPFKGTKILGGPAFMGSAKMGGIKITTKELKFAEEVFDYVVYGDLEAFLYDYFSGGEVDPFRFRDYEELQPYAILGAEVVKQYPGYPEFVLVEIETQRGCPKAMGIGGCSFCTEPVRYPVVEDRPQEYVAQEVKTFYDLGIRHFRIGRQSCIFSYKAKPNGRVPIPSPEEVEKLFRAVREAAPNVKTLHVDNANPAVIANYPEEARRIAKAIVKYGTPGNVVAFGLETADPKVAKLNNLNATPEETYEAVKIINEVGGRRGYNGLPWLLPGINIIFGLPGETKKTYELTFEFLKKLLDDGLMVRRINIRQVVVFPGTPLWNMRDKVKTEKHKKLIEHYRHKIRHEIDLPMLRRVVPVGTILRDVRMEVYDGNLTFGRQFGSYPLIVGVPKRLELDRYYDVMIVDHGLRSVTGIPVPINVNKESSKVLKWLPGIGKKTAAKILAKRPFKTEEEFLNLLPDNVRELYRGKITTD; encoded by the coding sequence ATGATCGTTGCAATAATAGACGGCTATACAGATGAGCCGGCTGGATTGGGAGTTCCCCCCTACCTTGGACTATACCCTAGGTATGCTTATGGAGCAATAAAAAAAGCTAGGAAAGACACATCCATATTTTATCTGACCATAGATGACCTAAGAGCCACTTTTGAGGGAGAAGGAGGGATAAGAACCAAGAACAAAACACCAAACTTCCCAAAAGTAAGGGAGATACTGGAGAAGGCTGATGTAATAATTTTCATTGGAGGCCTCCACACTCCTGGAAAATATCTTTCTGCAGTTCCAGGTAGCGTGGAAGAGGTTGCAAAATTTATTTCTCCATTCAAAGGAACCAAAATTCTCGGCGGGCCCGCATTCATGGGTTCAGCTAAAATGGGCGGGATAAAGATAACGACTAAGGAGCTTAAGTTTGCTGAGGAAGTCTTTGATTATGTGGTCTACGGAGATCTTGAGGCTTTTCTCTATGACTACTTCAGCGGAGGGGAAGTTGATCCTTTTAGGTTTAGGGATTATGAGGAGCTTCAGCCCTATGCTATTCTAGGAGCCGAGGTAGTTAAGCAATATCCCGGCTATCCAGAATTCGTTCTCGTTGAAATAGAAACTCAGCGTGGATGTCCAAAGGCTATGGGGATTGGGGGATGCTCATTCTGTACTGAACCAGTGAGGTATCCGGTTGTCGAGGATAGGCCCCAAGAATACGTGGCCCAAGAAGTTAAGACCTTCTACGATCTGGGAATAAGGCATTTTAGGATTGGCAGACAGAGTTGTATATTCTCCTATAAGGCAAAGCCCAATGGAAGGGTACCCATTCCGAGCCCCGAAGAAGTTGAAAAACTGTTCAGAGCAGTCAGGGAAGCTGCTCCAAACGTGAAAACTTTACACGTTGACAATGCAAATCCTGCAGTGATAGCTAACTACCCTGAAGAGGCAAGAAGAATCGCAAAGGCAATTGTTAAATATGGAACTCCAGGCAACGTCGTGGCTTTCGGCTTAGAAACAGCTGATCCGAAAGTTGCGAAGCTAAATAACCTCAATGCCACACCTGAGGAAACATATGAAGCAGTTAAAATAATCAACGAGGTTGGAGGAAGGAGAGGATACAATGGTTTACCCTGGCTTCTTCCGGGTATAAACATAATCTTTGGACTGCCAGGGGAAACGAAGAAGACATACGAGCTGACATTTGAATTTCTTAAAAAACTGCTTGACGATGGCTTGATGGTCAGAAGGATAAACATAAGGCAAGTAGTCGTTTTTCCTGGCACACCACTTTGGAATATGAGGGACAAGGTGAAGACTGAGAAGCATAAGAAGCTGATAGAACACTACAGGCACAAGATACGGCATGAGATAGATCTACCAATGCTTAGAAGGGTGGTTCCAGTGGGGACTATTTTAAGAGATGTCAGAATGGAGGTTTACGATGGAAACCTAACATTTGGGAGACAGTTTGGTAGTTATCCCTTGATAGTTGGAGTTCCAAAGAGGCTTGAACTTGATAGGTACTATGACGTGATGATAGTGGATCACGGTCTAAGGAGCGTTACTGGAATTCCAGTCCCAATAAATGTGAACAAAGAAAGTTCAAAAGTTCTCAAATGGCTTCCGGGAATTGGTAAGAAAACGGCAGCCAAGATATTAGCCAAAAGACCGTTTAAAACCGAAGAGGAATTCTTAAACCTGTTGCCAGACAACGTGAGAGAGTTGTATAGGGGTAAGATCACGACTGATTGA
- the cca gene encoding CCA tRNA nucleotidyltransferase — MSVTEVIERVLVKIRPSEEEKKVVNSITRDLIELSREVIEESGLDVTPVPVGSIAKDTFLSGDHDIDLFLAFPLDLSLNELKEEGLKLAKEIGRRLERYEIGYAEHPYVRGYYKGYQVDLVPCYNVKDWREVKTAVDRSILHTKWVLENIDGKNDEVRLLKRFLKGINAYGSEIYIRGFSGYLAEILVIKFGSFLKVLEKADFMLKQKVIDPAGWLKKEPELAMKTVKREIEEDKPIVVIDPVDPRRNVAANLSWERYGLFYFRSAQFLKSPSEDFFFPKKRIGSYREELKRRGTHLVTLIFQPPNLVDDILLPQLERTAKGITRQLELEGFKVLGYDYGKNFIFIEVDRTELPRVEIKRGPLYFSTHGMRFYEKNERVWIEGKDLYSEREREDHIVDVLEKILQSGGFSAGKNVKKVVKESDILVDFVPRSLHEDAYIFLARQKFIIKCYKSNG, encoded by the coding sequence ATGAGCGTCACCGAGGTAATTGAGAGAGTACTGGTAAAGATAAGGCCGAGCGAGGAAGAGAAAAAGGTAGTAAATTCTATAACACGTGACCTTATTGAGTTGAGTAGAGAAGTGATTGAAGAATCTGGCCTAGATGTTACTCCCGTTCCCGTTGGTTCAATAGCTAAGGATACTTTCCTGTCTGGAGATCATGATATCGATTTATTCCTGGCATTTCCCCTAGATCTATCCCTAAACGAGCTCAAAGAAGAGGGCCTTAAGTTAGCAAAAGAGATTGGAAGGAGACTTGAGAGGTATGAAATTGGATATGCCGAGCATCCCTATGTGAGGGGTTATTATAAGGGATATCAGGTCGATCTAGTCCCTTGTTACAATGTAAAGGATTGGAGGGAAGTTAAGACAGCCGTTGACAGGTCGATACTTCATACGAAATGGGTTCTAGAGAACATAGATGGAAAAAATGACGAAGTGAGACTGCTGAAAAGGTTTCTCAAGGGAATAAATGCCTATGGGAGTGAAATTTATATAAGGGGCTTTTCTGGTTACCTGGCCGAGATATTGGTCATAAAGTTCGGCTCCTTTCTTAAGGTTCTTGAAAAGGCCGACTTCATGCTCAAGCAGAAGGTCATAGATCCAGCGGGCTGGCTCAAGAAAGAGCCAGAACTTGCAATGAAAACCGTGAAAAGGGAAATCGAGGAGGATAAACCCATAGTGGTAATAGATCCAGTTGATCCCCGGAGAAACGTTGCCGCAAATCTCAGCTGGGAGAGGTATGGCCTGTTCTACTTCAGGTCAGCCCAGTTCTTAAAGAGTCCTTCTGAAGACTTTTTCTTCCCTAAAAAGAGGATTGGGAGCTACAGGGAGGAATTGAAGAGGAGAGGAACTCACCTGGTTACCCTCATATTCCAACCTCCCAACTTAGTTGATGACATCCTCCTGCCCCAACTCGAGAGAACAGCAAAAGGAATCACAAGACAACTCGAGCTCGAGGGATTTAAAGTTCTAGGTTATGATTACGGTAAGAATTTCATATTCATCGAAGTTGACAGGACAGAGCTTCCAAGAGTTGAGATAAAGAGGGGCCCCCTATACTTTTCTACCCATGGAATGAGGTTCTATGAGAAGAACGAAAGGGTGTGGATAGAGGGGAAGGATCTGTACTCTGAAAGGGAGAGAGAAGATCACATAGTTGATGTGCTCGAGAAAATACTCCAAAGTGGAGGGTTCTCGGCAGGAAAGAACGTTAAAAAAGTTGTGAAGGAGTCGGATATCTTAGTTGATTTTGTTCCAAGAAGCTTACATGAAGATGCCTACATATTTTTGGCAAGGCAGAAGTTTATCATTAAATGTTATAAGTCAAATGGATAA
- a CDS encoding type I restriction enzyme HsdR N-terminal domain-containing protein — translation MREVIREVNSKIRKFAPIYMRNEEAVKQHLILPILKALGWNTEDPTEVRPEEKTIEGRADYALIKDNRIVAFLEAKNLSVSIDKREVILQLAKYCFDKGVEIGIVTNGRIWLILRAFSPGEEIDDRIIASIDIINEPPERVLVKFSGIRKDLIENALEFYDSLSKFEESSRKLLKIGLSERDLSSYLYSLSMTGNVVSIEEVGPSERIRGVYLFEDKWKFLPVPGGSVKDALIAILSYYRDKVSGDERKAIEIAISNLKVMELKHEKIIALIKGIEEEKGIEIRIAL, via the coding sequence ATGAGGGAAGTAATACGTGAAGTTAATAGCAAAATCAGAAAGTTTGCCCCAATATACATGAGAAACGAAGAGGCAGTTAAGCAGCACTTGATACTCCCAATACTAAAGGCCTTGGGCTGGAACACTGAGGATCCAACGGAAGTGAGGCCTGAAGAAAAAACAATTGAAGGTAGAGCGGACTATGCACTAATAAAGGATAACAGGATAGTTGCATTCCTTGAAGCTAAGAACCTCAGCGTCAGCATAGATAAGCGTGAGGTTATACTTCAGCTTGCCAAGTACTGTTTTGATAAGGGTGTTGAGATTGGAATAGTAACAAATGGGAGAATATGGCTCATATTGAGGGCATTTTCCCCAGGGGAGGAAATCGACGATAGGATTATAGCTTCCATTGATATAATAAACGAACCCCCCGAGAGAGTTCTCGTTAAGTTTTCGGGAATAAGAAAAGACTTGATAGAGAATGCACTTGAGTTTTATGACAGTCTCTCTAAATTTGAGGAATCATCAAGAAAATTGCTCAAGATTGGCCTATCCGAGAGAGATTTGTCGAGCTACCTTTACTCCCTCTCCATGACTGGTAACGTTGTCAGTATCGAGGAAGTGGGGCCTTCGGAGAGAATAAGGGGAGTTTACCTCTTCGAAGACAAATGGAAGTTTCTTCCGGTTCCAGGGGGTAGCGTGAAGGATGCCCTAATTGCAATACTCTCATACTACAGGGACAAGGTGAGTGGGGATGAAAGAAAGGCAATAGAGATTGCGATCTCAAACCTTAAGGTTATGGAGCTCAAGCATGAGAAGATAATCGCCCTAATTAAGGGTATTGAGGAGGAAAAGGGGATTGAAATAAGGATAGCACTATAA